The proteins below are encoded in one region of Candidatus Rokuibacteriota bacterium:
- the tilS gene encoding tRNA lysidine(34) synthetase TilS: MVAGGETVLVGVSGGADSVALLHSLRTLAPRLGLRLHVVHVNHGLRPDADADQAFVEELARRCEIAVSVERVAVARGAGESPEAAARAARYAAFRRAAERTGAARVALGHTAEDQAETVLMRLLQGAGPRGLAGIPPVRGPYIRPLLDVRRREIEAELRRVGLAWREDPTNRDPKFLRNRIRHDLLPFLASSFEPRIVEALCRAGSLTRALVTELEEVAARELDRLAVARGQEVVLALDELRALPSGVGEEVLRQALARLGERGPLRAWALRALCHLLEAGDPAGPQRVGGVVIERSPTHLRLSRQGQPVSLPERPLQVPGSVAVHEIGLVIEARVLNPSPTYEPPTGPWRVAFDLDRLPSPLRVRGRRPGDRFHPFGAPGSKPLKKFLIDAKVPRWERGRLLLVVAGGEIVWAVGLRRGDAAPVVSGSRLVELRALPLGADRVAE; encoded by the coding sequence ATGGTCGCTGGCGGTGAAACTGTTTTAGTCGGCGTCTCGGGGGGCGCCGACTCGGTTGCCCTCCTCCACTCCCTCCGGACCCTGGCACCCAGGCTGGGGCTCAGGCTCCACGTGGTCCACGTGAACCATGGCCTCCGCCCCGACGCCGACGCGGATCAAGCCTTCGTGGAGGAGCTGGCCCGGCGGTGTGAGATCGCGGTCAGCGTGGAGCGAGTCGCTGTCGCGCGGGGGGCCGGGGAGTCTCCTGAGGCCGCAGCTCGCGCGGCGCGCTACGCCGCCTTCAGGCGCGCCGCCGAGCGGACCGGGGCCGCGCGTGTGGCCCTCGGCCACACGGCCGAGGACCAGGCCGAGACGGTCCTGATGCGGCTCCTCCAGGGCGCGGGGCCGCGCGGGCTCGCCGGCATCCCGCCAGTCCGCGGCCCTTACATCCGGCCGCTCCTCGACGTGCGCCGCCGCGAGATCGAGGCGGAGCTCCGTCGCGTGGGCCTCGCCTGGCGGGAGGATCCGACGAACCGGGATCCGAAGTTCCTCAGGAACCGAATCCGTCACGATCTCCTGCCCTTCCTGGCTTCCAGCTTCGAGCCGCGCATCGTCGAGGCCCTCTGCCGCGCCGGGTCGCTGACCCGCGCCCTCGTGACGGAGCTCGAGGAGGTGGCGGCTCGAGAGCTGGACCGCCTGGCGGTGGCACGGGGGCAAGAAGTGGTGCTGGCCCTGGACGAGCTGCGAGCGCTGCCATCGGGCGTGGGTGAAGAAGTCCTCCGACAGGCTCTGGCGCGGCTCGGCGAGAGGGGCCCGCTGAGAGCCTGGGCCCTGCGAGCCCTCTGCCATCTTCTCGAGGCCGGGGATCCGGCGGGGCCTCAGCGCGTGGGCGGCGTCGTCATCGAGCGGAGCCCGACTCACCTCCGGCTCTCCCGCCAGGGGCAGCCGGTCTCCCTTCCCGAGAGGCCGCTTCAGGTTCCCGGGAGCGTCGCCGTGCACGAGATCGGCCTCGTCATCGAGGCGCGCGTCCTGAACCCCTCGCCGACATACGAGCCCCCGACCGGCCCCTGGCGCGTAGCGTTCGACCTGGACCGGCTCCCGAGCCCGCTCCGCGTGCGCGGGCGCCGCCCCGGCGACCGGTTCCACCCCTTCGGCGCCCCCGGATCGAAGCCGCTCAAGAAGTTCCTCATCGATGCCAAAGTGCCGCGCTGGGAACGCGGCCGGCTCTTGCTCGTCGTCGCGGGGGGCGAGATCGTCTGGGCCGTCGGGCTCCGCCGCGGCGATGCCGCGCCGGTCGTGTCTGGAAGCCGCCTCGTCGAGCTCAGGGCGCTCCCCCTTGGCGCCGACCGGGTGGCGGAGTAA
- a CDS encoding molybdenum cofactor biosynthesis protein MoaE codes for MKVAVRLFARYREAAGRERVEVEVPEGGTVESAWAAIVARHPELDRYRPYTLFAIGTDYVQPDAPLRPGQELCCFPPVSGGVDDLYRVTGEPLSEAALTEAVAHPEAGGIVVFSGVVRNETGGRRVKFLEYEAHGPMAEAKMRELGDAVRARWPSVKRLAMAHRLGRLEVGEASVVIAVSAAHRREAFEACRFAIDRLKETVPVWKKEYFEDGEVWVGLQCEHQP; via the coding sequence ATGAAGGTCGCTGTCCGGCTCTTTGCCCGCTACCGCGAGGCGGCGGGCCGTGAACGGGTCGAGGTGGAGGTCCCCGAGGGCGGGACGGTGGAGTCGGCCTGGGCCGCCATCGTCGCCCGCCATCCCGAGCTCGATCGCTACCGCCCCTATACGCTCTTCGCCATCGGCACCGACTATGTCCAGCCCGATGCCCCGCTCCGGCCGGGGCAGGAGCTCTGTTGCTTTCCGCCTGTCAGCGGGGGTGTGGACGATCTCTACCGCGTCACCGGCGAGCCGCTCTCGGAGGCCGCCCTCACGGAGGCCGTGGCTCACCCCGAGGCCGGTGGGATCGTCGTGTTCTCGGGGGTGGTGAGGAACGAGACCGGAGGGCGACGGGTGAAGTTCCTGGAGTACGAGGCCCATGGGCCCATGGCCGAAGCCAAGATGCGCGAGCTGGGCGACGCCGTCCGCGCGCGCTGGCCCAGCGTCAAGCGCCTGGCCATGGCCCATCGCCTTGGGCGCCTGGAAGTCGGCGAGGCCAGCGTCGTTATCGCGGTATCCGCCGCGCATCGCCGCGAGGCCTTCGAGGCATGCCGCTTCGCGATCGACCGCCTGAAGGAGACCGTTCCCGTCTGGAAGAAGGAGTACTTCGAGGACGGGGAGGTATGGGTAGGGCTTCAGTGTGAGCACCAGCCCTAG
- a CDS encoding SDR family NAD(P)-dependent oxidoreductase translates to MKLKGQVAIVTGAGRGIGRAVALAFSREGARVALASRTTAALNEVAALIRSQNGLALVAPTDVSQEPSVAALVERTLAEWGQVDILLTAAGVAAFGPVGDSKLSEWDQMMAVNLRGVYLTCRAVLAPMMARRQGTIINVVSAAAKRPIPGCAAYAASKHGVLGFSRVLAEELRAHGIRVGALVPGAVDTPLWDQIPDAPDRTRMLRPQDVAEAAVLMASLPAGASLEELTLLPAGGIL, encoded by the coding sequence GTGAAGCTCAAGGGTCAGGTCGCGATCGTCACCGGCGCGGGCCGCGGGATCGGCCGCGCCGTGGCCCTGGCCTTCAGCCGGGAGGGGGCGAGGGTTGCGCTCGCGTCCCGGACCACGGCAGCGCTCAACGAAGTGGCGGCGCTGATCCGAAGCCAGAACGGCCTGGCCCTGGTGGCTCCGACCGACGTGTCCCAGGAGCCATCCGTCGCCGCGCTCGTCGAGCGCACGCTCGCCGAGTGGGGTCAGGTCGACATCCTCCTGACGGCGGCGGGAGTCGCCGCCTTCGGCCCCGTTGGGGATTCCAAGCTCTCGGAGTGGGACCAGATGATGGCCGTGAACCTGCGCGGCGTCTACCTGACCTGCCGGGCGGTGCTGGCCCCGATGATGGCGCGACGGCAGGGGACGATCATCAACGTGGTGTCGGCGGCCGCGAAGCGGCCGATCCCGGGCTGCGCCGCTTACGCGGCCTCCAAGCACGGGGTCCTCGGCTTCAGCCGGGTCCTCGCCGAAGAGCTGCGGGCTCACGGAATCCGCGTCGGCGCGCTCGTGCCCGGCGCCGTGGACACTCCACTCTGGGATCAGATCCCCGACGCGCCCGACCGGACGCGGATGCTGAGGCCCCAGGACGTCGCCGAGGCTGCCGTCCTCATGGCGAGCCTCCCGGCCGGCGCGTCACTGGAGGAGCTGACGCTCCTGCCTGCCGGCGGTATCCTCTGA
- a CDS encoding DegQ family serine endoprotease, whose amino-acid sequence MPSRVHPVAALTLCLALLGAPASAAPDTPEPKAILRALEGAFVSVADRVMPAVVNVSTTPRGGRAEGPQMEERFREFFGPEFFERFFRRRPPQEPRSTGSGVIVDSRGYILTNNHVIENATEINVRLSDQRKFTATLIGRDPKSDLAVLKIDAPGPLPVAELGDSDKIRIGQWAIAIGNPFGLDRTVTVGIISATGRTRVGVATYEAFIQTDASINPGNSGGPLLSLDGQVVGINTAIVAAGQGIGFSIPINMAREVMRQLIEKGRVVRGWLGIAIQDLTDELAAGFGVPPRSGVLVADVMKGSPAEQAGLKAGDIITDFGGQPVREVTDLQKRVAATPPGQPTSLTAIREKARTPLTVKIGEMPEAEAVVAAAPGEEDWGLSVTTLTPELAERHQLSTKRGVVASSVAPGSAADKAGIRPGDAILEVNRQPVADVEGFRKSLAATKPGEPVLVYLQRGGGRNEYVVMRGSEPKPKP is encoded by the coding sequence GTGCCGAGTCGTGTGCATCCCGTTGCCGCGCTCACTCTCTGCCTGGCCCTCCTCGGCGCACCCGCGTCCGCCGCGCCCGACACGCCGGAGCCCAAGGCGATCCTCCGCGCCCTGGAGGGCGCCTTCGTCTCGGTGGCCGATCGCGTCATGCCCGCGGTCGTGAACGTCAGCACGACCCCCAGGGGCGGGCGGGCGGAAGGGCCCCAGATGGAGGAGCGCTTCCGCGAGTTCTTCGGCCCGGAGTTCTTCGAGCGCTTCTTCCGCCGGCGGCCACCCCAGGAGCCGCGGTCGACGGGCTCGGGGGTGATCGTGGACTCGCGGGGGTACATCCTGACCAACAACCACGTCATCGAGAACGCCACGGAGATCAACGTGCGGCTGTCCGACCAGCGGAAGTTCACCGCCACCCTCATCGGCCGCGACCCCAAGAGCGACCTGGCGGTCCTCAAGATCGACGCCCCCGGCCCGCTCCCGGTCGCCGAGCTCGGCGACTCCGACAAGATCCGCATCGGCCAGTGGGCGATCGCCATCGGCAACCCCTTCGGCCTCGACCGGACGGTCACCGTCGGGATCATCTCGGCCACCGGCCGGACCCGCGTCGGCGTGGCGACCTACGAGGCGTTCATCCAGACCGATGCCTCCATCAACCCCGGCAACTCGGGCGGCCCGCTCCTGAGCCTGGACGGCCAGGTGGTCGGGATCAACACCGCCATCGTCGCGGCCGGCCAGGGGATCGGCTTCTCCATCCCGATCAACATGGCGCGCGAGGTGATGCGCCAGCTCATCGAGAAGGGGCGCGTGGTGCGGGGATGGCTCGGGATCGCGATCCAGGACCTGACCGACGAGCTGGCCGCGGGCTTCGGCGTGCCGCCGCGCAGCGGGGTCCTGGTCGCCGATGTGATGAAGGGGAGCCCGGCAGAGCAGGCAGGGCTCAAGGCCGGCGACATCATCACCGACTTCGGAGGCCAGCCCGTCCGCGAGGTGACAGACCTCCAGAAGCGGGTCGCGGCGACTCCACCGGGGCAGCCGACCTCGCTCACCGCGATCCGCGAGAAGGCGCGGACGCCCCTCACCGTGAAGATCGGCGAGATGCCGGAGGCCGAAGCCGTGGTCGCGGCGGCGCCCGGCGAGGAAGACTGGGGCCTCAGCGTGACGACCCTCACCCCCGAGCTGGCAGAGCGTCACCAGCTCAGCACGAAGCGCGGCGTGGTGGCCAGCTCGGTCGCCCCCGGCAGCGCCGCCGACAAGGCGGGCATCCGCCCGGGGGACGCCATCCTGGAGGTCAACCGGCAGCCGGTCGCCGACGTGGAGGGCTTCCGCAAGAGCCTCGCCGCTACCAAGCCGGGCGAGCCGGTACTCGTCTACCTCCAGCGCGGCGGCGGGCGGAACGAGTACGTTGTCATGCGGGGCTCGGAGCCCAAGCCGAAGCCCTGA
- a CDS encoding GTP cyclohydrolase I — translation MPKPKKPYTVYSFKCEPHPTFLVAGHLTHNCEHHVIPFFGKCHIAYLPGKKIVGLSKIVRLVEVFSRRLQVQERLTTQIAHTLQEVLQPRGVAVVIEAIHLCMVMRGVEKQNSKAVTSAMLGAFRDRPETRAEFMELIKPRGQVL, via the coding sequence ATGCCCAAGCCCAAGAAGCCATATACCGTCTACAGCTTCAAATGCGAGCCGCACCCGACGTTCCTTGTGGCGGGTCACCTGACCCATAACTGTGAGCACCACGTGATTCCGTTTTTTGGCAAGTGCCACATCGCGTATCTTCCGGGGAAGAAGATCGTCGGGCTCTCGAAGATCGTGCGCCTCGTCGAAGTCTTCAGCCGCCGGCTCCAGGTTCAGGAGCGGCTGACGACGCAGATCGCCCACACCCTCCAGGAGGTGCTCCAGCCGCGCGGCGTCGCCGTGGTGATCGAAGCGATCCACCTCTGCATGGTGATGCGCGGGGTCGAGAAGCAGAACTCCAAGGCGGTCACCTCCGCGATGCTCGGCGCGTTCCGCGACCGGCCCGAGACCCGGGCCGAGTTCATGGAGCTGATCAAGCCCCGGGGCCAGGTACTGTGA
- the erpA gene encoding iron-sulfur cluster insertion protein ErpA, with protein sequence MITLTETAARKVADLRLEEGKPEWGLRIRVVGGGCSGFSYELGWEEQAAEGDNVVESHGIKVYVDPMSARYLAGGEIDFVENQMLGAGFAIRNPNVKSTCGCGQSHQF encoded by the coding sequence ATGATCACGCTGACCGAAACCGCGGCTCGAAAAGTGGCGGACCTGCGACTGGAAGAGGGGAAGCCCGAGTGGGGGCTCAGGATCCGGGTCGTGGGCGGCGGCTGCTCGGGCTTCTCCTACGAGCTCGGCTGGGAGGAGCAAGCGGCGGAGGGGGACAACGTGGTCGAGTCCCACGGGATCAAGGTGTACGTGGACCCGATGAGCGCGCGCTACCTGGCCGGCGGCGAGATCGATTTCGTGGAGAACCAGATGCTCGGCGCGGGCTTTGCCATCCGGAACCCCAACGTGAAGTCCACGTGCGGCTGCGGTCAGTCCCACCAGTTCTAG